In Xyrauchen texanus isolate HMW12.3.18 chromosome 14, RBS_HiC_50CHRs, whole genome shotgun sequence, the following are encoded in one genomic region:
- the LOC127654617 gene encoding uncharacterized protein LOC127654617, which translates to MADVSTIVFLSTPHFWYASVLVAPFDRYSQGLRLRQVDMIKDGIAGSSATLSKMTKKLRMVCRKALRKYKRKTGQVVGGRTEFVVIDESNFRHKRKYGLGRAGGTWRRKKWVFGILAIKGVRRRPILRLIERRSRDHLIPIITRYVRQGSTILSDEWRPYRRALTTLGYTHYAVNHSRWFVDPIHGGHTQNIERAWSTYKSQIWRLRGNRTVDLH; encoded by the exons ATGGCAGATGTATCGACAATCGTTTTCCTATCCACACCGCACTTTTGGTATGCCTCCGTTTTGGTTGCTCCTTTTGACAG ATATAGTCAAGGACTGAGATTACGACAAGTGGATATGATCAAGGACGGGATAGCTGGAAGCTCAGCAACACTGAGCAAAATGACAAAGAAGCTAAGAATGGTCTGTAGAAAAGCCTTGAGAAAGTACAAAAGAAAGACAGGACAGGTTGTGGGGGGAAGGACAGAGTTTGTCGTCATAGATGAAAGCAATTTCCGTCACAAAAGAAAG tatgGACTAGGAAGAGCTGGCGGAACATGGAGAAGAAAAAAGTGGGTCTTTGGTATCTTGGCCATTAAGGGTGTTAGAAGACGACCAATTTTGAGGCTAATTGAACGGCGCTCAAGAGATCACCTGATTCCAATTATAACAAGATATGTTCGCCAGGGATCAACCATTTTGAGTGACGAATGGAGACCCTACAGGAGAGCTTTGACCACACTTGGCTACACTCACTATGCTGTGAATCATAGCAGGTGGTTTGTAGACCCAATTCATGGAGGCCACACCCAGAATATAGAAAGAGCATGGTCAACATATAAAAGCCAGATTTGGAGGTTGAGAGGCAATAGGACAGTAGACCTGCATTGA